The following DNA comes from Desulforegula conservatrix Mb1Pa.
ATCGGATCAGCCAGGGCAAAACTCAAGATCGGGCTTAGAAATCTGGCATATAACATGTTTAGGTTTAAAACTCTGCTTACGACTGTTTAAACAGATGCCAAAAATCTACAGATTAATGCTCTAAGGGGATTATTATGATTATTTTATAATTCCGAAAAGGGCTTTGTGCCCTATATGTCATTGAGATTTCTGACAAAAACAACTGCTCTCTTGGCTAATACAGACAAGTGAGTAAAGATATCTGAAAAATGATATTTTTAGAGGCAGCCTAAAGTGAAACAGCATTAAGCTGTTTCACTTTTTATATTTTGTTTAAAGACTGATGATCTCGCAAAAAACCAGAAAATGCTTATTAGTCATTCCGGGCTTGATCCGGCACCCAGCATTTTCAATTACTTCTGGATTCCGGCCTTCTCAGGAATGATGGCAATCGGACTTTTTGCGGCCTTTTCAAAGACTAAGTTCTTGTGAGCTGACGGTATTTGAGTCTGTGCGGTCTTTCAGCAGCTGCTCCGAGGCGTTTTTTGCGATCCTCTTCATATTCGCTGTAATTGCCTTCGACCCAGACCGCCTGGCTGTCCCCTTCAAAGGCGAGGATATGAGTAGCAATCCTATCGAGGAACCATCTGTCATGACTTATGACAACGGCGCAACCCGCGAAATTCTCAAGAGCTTCCTCAAGAGCGCGCATTGTATTTACGTCAAGGTCATTGGTAGGTTCGTCAAGCAAAAGCACGTTGGCCTCTGATTTAAGCATTCTTGCGAGGTTTACTCTGTTTCTCTCACCGCCTGAAAGCACATCAACCTTTTTCTGCTGATCCTGACCGGAAAAATTGAATCTTGCGACATAAGCCCTTGAATTTACTTCTCTGCCGCCTATGGTTAAAGTATCATAGCCATCTGAAATCACTTCCCAGATATTCTTTCCTGCAACAAGGGCGTCCCTGTGCTGATCCACATGTGCAAGACGAACGCTTTCGCTTACACGTATGGAACCGGAATCAGGTTGTTCCTGACCGGTTATGAGCCTGAAAAGTGTGGTCTTTCCAGCCCCATTGGCTCCAATTATTCCGACTATGCCACCAGGAGGCAAAGAAAAAGTAAGGTTCTCAAAAAGAAGATTATCTCCGAATGATTTGGAAATATTCTGGGCCTCTATGACCATATTGCCGAGTCTTGGGCCTGATGGAATGAAAATTTCCAGATCCTTGACTTTGTCTCCGGCTGACTCATTATAGAGTTTTTCATAGGCTGTTATCCTTGCTTTTGACTTGGCATGCCGGCCTTTGGGGCTCATCTTGATCCACTCAAGCTCGCGTTTCAGGGTTTTCTGACGTGATCCTTCGGATTTTTCCTCAACGGCAAGACGCTTCTGCTTCTGGTCAAGCCATGAGGAATAATTGCCCTTCCAAGGAATCCCCTGACCACGGTCAAGCTCAAGAATCCAACCAGCAACATTATCAAGGAAATAACGGTCATGGGTTACTGCAATGACGGTTCCTTCGTACTTCTGAAGAAAAAGCTCCAGCCATGCTACAGACTCCGCGTCAAGATGGTTGGTAGGTTCGTCAAGAAGAAGAATATCCGGTTTTGAAAGAAGAAGCCTGCAAAGCGCGACACGCCTTTTTTCACCTCCTGAGAGAAAATTGACAGGAGAATCGGCCGGGGGACAGCGAAGCGCATCCATTGCCATTTCAAGGCGTGAGTCAAGATCCCAGGCGTCATGGCGGTCAAGAAGGTCCTGAACCTCGCCCTGGCGATGGATAAGCTTGTCCATGGCATCATCATCCATTGGCTCTGCGAACTTCTCGTTGATTTCATTATACTCTTTAAGAAGATCAACAATTGACTGAACACCTTCTTCCACAACTTCTCTGACAGTCTTTGTTTCATTTATCAGAGGTTCCTGCTCAAGATAACCGATATTGTATTCTGCTGCGTGAATTATCTCGCCATTGAATTCCTTGTCAATGCCCGCCATTATCTTCAAAAGCGTACTTTTACCTGAACCGTTCAGACCAAGAACGCCTATTTTTGCCCCATAAAAATATGAAAGGGAAATGTCCTTTATTATGGGCTTTTTGTCGTAAAACTTGCTGACCTTCATCATCGAATAGATGACTTTCTTTGTATCTACACTCATTTTTCCTCCGTGCTGCCCGGCTTCAGGCTATATAATTAATTTAACAATAAATTCTGATTATTTTATATTGATGCTTTATTTTCCTGGGGCTAAGGTCTGCGCCCAAAAAATATTACTGGCTCCATTATACACAGAATTTTTTCATCCTGATTTGTCATTTCAACATGAACTTTTACAAGCCCCCAGTCCGGCTTTGAGACAGTTATTTTTGTCTCTATTATTGTAATTTCGGCCTTCATGACATCCCCTGCAATCATTGGAGAAGGCCATTTAAGGAGATCGACTCCGGGCGAGCATACGCAGCTTGACCTTATGAGAAGGGTATCAACAAGCAGTTTCATGCACACGCTGCTGATATGCCATCCGCTTGCAATGACATCACCTGATATCTGGGGCCCGATATGCTGGGAGTCACCCGTATGAAATGCCTGGGGATCAAATTTTCTGGCAAAATCCACAATATCGTCTCTGGTGATTTCCAAGATATCAGAGACAAATCTCAAACCCGGCTTAAGATCTTCAAAATAAAATATTTTTTCATTCATTTACAGCAACCTATCCAAGGAATGTTACGACTGGATCACGCATCAGCATTTCTATTGCCTTTTCAGCGCTTTCGGAAATATGCGGGAAAACTTCCCCTAATCCGCGAAGATGCCTCAGATTGTCCGCAGTTCTTGATACGAGTCTTGCCATATCCCCTTCAGCTAACCTCGTATAATTGCAGACTTTCTCCCAAGGCTCCTCTTTGGCCCATCTGTATATAGCGATGGCCGGTTTAACATAAAGAGGCGACACGACAAAACCTTTTTTCTTCAGATGCTTAAGAAAAGGTCTAAGCCCTCTTCTTAAATCGCTCAAAGCAACATATATGGGATCTTCACTATCCTTTAAGAATGAATCTTCCTCAAATTCCCTGTCATTGACAAATAAAGCCATTGCACCCGCAAGAAGCGCCGGATCAGTATAAGAAAACAGTCCTGTTCTCAGACCTTCCGCAACAAGAAGAGGATGGTCAATTCTCAGCTGGGAAGCCCAATAACCATCCGATGTCAGACTCCCGCCTGGTTCAACAAAACCTGTTTCTACAAGAAAATCAAGATGCCTTAAAAAAGCGTCCCATAAAAAAGAATTTTCGAATATTTTCCGACCCTTACCTGCATCAGACTTCTGCTTCAAGGAATAGGTGGCCTCAAAAGTTGCCAGGGAGTGCTGGAGAAGTTCCTTTATCTGCTCAGGCTTATGAGAAAGAAGAAGATTCAGGGTCATGGAAAAATTTACTCTAATCTGACTCAGAATATTTCCAGGCCCCTGCCTTGTGAGCCTCGCCGTCAGAAAAAGATCCATAAATTTGCCAGGAAGTGCCATGACAAATCCGATCTTGTCCATTCCTCTGCGCCCTGCCCTGCCTGACATCTGATGATAATCATTGGCCCCAAGCGGAATGAACTCGACGCCGTTAAACCTGTCGGAATTTGATATGACAACTGTTCTTGCCGGAAAATTTACTCCTGCCGCAACGGTTGAAGTCGCAAAAACAGCATCAAGCAGGCCTTCGGACATTAAAGTCTCAACCACAATTTTCCACCCCGGCAGCTGACCACCATGGTGGGAACCTACACCGAGATGTTCAAGATGCCACATCTGTTTGTGTTTCTTTAAATGTGGAATGGATCTTGTCAGCTCATCTATTCTTTTTTTAATTGTGAGCTTGCGTTCAGGATCAGTATCAAGCCCAATACTGTCACACAATTCAAGCGATCCGTCACAGTCTGATCTTGATTTCAGAAAAAAAATAGCGGGCAGAAGATCAAATTTTCTTAAAACCCTTATAATATCACCCATTGGAGGAAGTCTTCCTGGCGGAGCCATAAGTGGAGGCTTATCTGCACTGAGATATTTGATAACCTTTATATCGAGTCCGCCCTTTGTTTTCTTGCCGTTTT
Coding sequences within:
- the ettA gene encoding energy-dependent translational throttle protein EttA; protein product: MSVDTKKVIYSMMKVSKFYDKKPIIKDISLSYFYGAKIGVLGLNGSGKSTLLKIMAGIDKEFNGEIIHAAEYNIGYLEQEPLINETKTVREVVEEGVQSIVDLLKEYNEINEKFAEPMDDDAMDKLIHRQGEVQDLLDRHDAWDLDSRLEMAMDALRCPPADSPVNFLSGGEKRRVALCRLLLSKPDILLLDEPTNHLDAESVAWLELFLQKYEGTVIAVTHDRYFLDNVAGWILELDRGQGIPWKGNYSSWLDQKQKRLAVEEKSEGSRQKTLKRELEWIKMSPKGRHAKSKARITAYEKLYNESAGDKVKDLEIFIPSGPRLGNMVIEAQNISKSFGDNLLFENLTFSLPPGGIVGIIGANGAGKTTLFRLITGQEQPDSGSIRVSESVRLAHVDQHRDALVAGKNIWEVISDGYDTLTIGGREVNSRAYVARFNFSGQDQQKKVDVLSGGERNRVNLARMLKSEANVLLLDEPTNDLDVNTMRALEEALENFAGCAVVISHDRWFLDRIATHILAFEGDSQAVWVEGNYSEYEEDRKKRLGAAAERPHRLKYRQLTRT
- a CDS encoding DEAD/DEAH box helicase, with the protein product MKKYLPHKKNDKGRYSEKGYPKDKKFHSKIKPDIDPRLKSVFKEIGTPEPSPFHPDPFQLEAVAAVIENDCLVTAPTGSGKTWIAETAIRRVFDNGGRSWYASPLKALSNSIYNHFCHVFGQDNVGILTGDRQENPDAPIIVGTTEILRNQLYDSMHKAVDIRSDLVVMDEAHYIGDEERGVVWEEVIIYLPIRVSLLLLSATIGNAGRIAEWIGAVRAKECVVVSSTERPVPLFPLFFHPCGTIEPLVAKNGKKTKGGLDIKVIKYLSADKPPLMAPPGRLPPMGDIIRVLRKFDLLPAIFFLKSRSDCDGSLELCDSIGLDTDPERKLTIKKRIDELTRSIPHLKKHKQMWHLEHLGVGSHHGGQLPGWKIVVETLMSEGLLDAVFATSTVAAGVNFPARTVVISNSDRFNGVEFIPLGANDYHQMSGRAGRRGMDKIGFVMALPGKFMDLFLTARLTRQGPGNILSQIRVNFSMTLNLLLSHKPEQIKELLQHSLATFEATYSLKQKSDAGKGRKIFENSFLWDAFLRHLDFLVETGFVEPGGSLTSDGYWASQLRIDHPLLVAEGLRTGLFSYTDPALLAGAMALFVNDREFEEDSFLKDSEDPIYVALSDLRRGLRPFLKHLKKKGFVVSPLYVKPAIAIYRWAKEEPWEKVCNYTRLAEGDMARLVSRTADNLRHLRGLGEVFPHISESAEKAIEMLMRDPVVTFLG
- a CDS encoding hotdog family protein, translated to MNEKIFYFEDLKPGLRFVSDILEITRDDIVDFARKFDPQAFHTGDSQHIGPQISGDVIASGWHISSVCMKLLVDTLLIRSSCVCSPGVDLLKWPSPMIAGDVMKAEITIIETKITVSKPDWGLVKVHVEMTNQDEKILCIMEPVIFFGRRP